Proteins found in one Candidatus Dependentiae bacterium genomic segment:
- a CDS encoding ankyrin repeat domain-containing protein encodes MKKTQGILGFLAGTLFFYGYIEAMGGGEKEEVGEQRQEIQNLVNQHGLNGALRYVSREGDIEKVRMLIADKADVSCPNRHKITALMNASLAGHMPVVTELISRGASIHSRDNKGYCAVNLAALGGHEEPLNFLIGKNADIESLTDGGMSPLQSATLEGHSLAAQRLIAAGANVNSRHHRDPGSNSCSHDYQCSILWNALLYNQLEIAQQLISAGALIDAEALLEYPDKFEPLIEEYFAQQQEALEQALFDDRCDGEKNNIGSILPSHGRHKQGLSEIFMHYSRDFLNNPRELVSVLNEYQADKRTVFLQNLNINRAPLSSLRSFRSSSDKKRKKPEDRNDDDIDSEDEEKKD; translated from the coding sequence ATGAAAAAAACACAAGGAATTTTAGGATTTTTAGCAGGAACTTTATTTTTTTATGGCTATATTGAGGCAATGGGTGGCGGAGAGAAAGAAGAAGTAGGAGAGCAGCGTCAAGAAATTCAAAATCTTGTCAATCAGCATGGGCTTAATGGAGCCTTAAGATATGTTTCTCGTGAGGGCGATATAGAAAAAGTGAGAATGCTTATAGCAGACAAAGCTGATGTTAGTTGTCCCAATAGGCATAAAATAACGGCGTTGATGAACGCATCCTTAGCAGGACATATGCCAGTGGTTACTGAGCTTATTAGTAGAGGAGCTTCAATTCATTCCAGGGATAATAAAGGGTATTGTGCGGTGAATCTTGCAGCTCTTGGTGGCCATGAAGAGCCATTGAACTTTTTGATTGGGAAAAATGCCGATATAGAGTCATTGACTGATGGCGGTATGTCCCCATTGCAAAGCGCTACTCTTGAGGGACATTCTTTAGCGGCTCAAAGACTAATCGCTGCGGGTGCCAATGTTAATAGTAGGCACCATCGAGATCCTGGCTCCAATTCTTGCTCTCATGATTATCAGTGCTCCATATTATGGAATGCTTTGCTCTACAATCAACTTGAAATTGCACAGCAACTTATTTCTGCGGGTGCTTTGATTGATGCAGAAGCATTACTTGAATATCCTGATAAATTTGAACCTCTCATCGAAGAATATTTTGCTCAACAGCAAGAAGCTCTAGAACAAGCATTATTTGATGATCGTTGCGATGGGGAGAAGAATAATATAGGTAGTATATTGCCCTCTCATGGTCGCCACAAACAAGGCTTGAGTGAAATTTTTATGCATTATTCTAGGGATTTTTTAAATAATCCAAGGGAGTTAGTGAGCGTTCTTAATGAATATCAGGCCGATAAAAGAACGGTGTTTCTTCAAAATTTAAACATAAATAGAGCTCCTCTTTCGAGTTTGCGATCTTTTCGTTCTAGTTCAGATAAAAAAAGAAAAAAACCAGAAGATCGCAATGACGATGATATAGACTCTGAAGATGAAGAAAAAAAAGACTAA
- a CDS encoding ankyrin repeat domain-containing protein, which produces MKLYTYTVALLLGTLCVPGLIQGMQFKNTLIDIASEERGSTGIVTKIRNINACLANGEDINNVTPAGYTPLMAATFWRNHQVMQLLIERGASLTLKNNMGETALDIAKNKNDRVALAMFEKYRD; this is translated from the coding sequence ATGAAATTATATACCTATACAGTAGCCCTATTGCTCGGGACCCTTTGTGTACCTGGTTTGATACAGGGCATGCAGTTCAAAAATACATTAATTGATATTGCAAGTGAAGAGAGAGGCTCAACGGGAATTGTAACAAAAATAAGAAACATTAACGCGTGTCTTGCCAATGGTGAAGATATAAATAATGTCACCCCTGCTGGGTATACGCCACTTATGGCCGCTACTTTTTGGAGAAATCATCAAGTTATGCAGTTATTAATTGAACGTGGGGCAAGTCTTACGTTAAAAAATAATATGGGTGAAACAGCGCTTGATATTGCAAAAAATAAAAACGATAGAGTTGCTCTTGCTATGTTTGAAAAATACAGAGATTAA
- a CDS encoding GIY-YIG nuclease family protein has translation MNTPKKALPKAPGIYLFKDSNDQVIYIGKAKDIHKRVLSYFSKQNKDWKVNALLAEHADIDYILTQNETAALLLEAQLVGQHKPKFNVLLKSGQPFLYILFTQGDPVEIKIVRNKRERGTYFGPFIHKTPARKAHDYLVKTFRLFLCNKTIEHGCLDYHIGICAGSCKSDFDPTEYNFKIQLAIDALKNTPASFLKRIKEKIGEYNVQLAFEKSRHLAEYLENIDTIFHTLKIKFSESKFENEAFAATTPVKRLEQNYDAIALQLKTLLHLDKPPMRIDCFDISHFQSSYIVGSCVRFTRGKPDKNNFRHFNIKTLTQQNDYAALQEIVARRYKDPLELPDLVVIDGGKGQLSAARAVLPQVEMVSLAKREETVFSDKLPHGVVLDIKEDTGKLLIALRDYAHHFAVSHHRLKRKKGQTL, from the coding sequence ATGAACACTCCTAAAAAAGCCTTACCCAAGGCGCCGGGAATTTACCTGTTCAAAGATAGCAACGACCAGGTAATCTACATTGGTAAAGCAAAAGACATTCACAAAAGGGTTCTTTCCTACTTCTCAAAGCAGAACAAGGACTGGAAAGTCAACGCCCTGCTGGCAGAACACGCCGATATCGACTACATTTTGACCCAAAATGAGACTGCAGCCCTACTCCTGGAAGCCCAGCTTGTAGGCCAACATAAACCCAAATTCAACGTTTTACTCAAAAGCGGTCAACCATTCCTCTATATCTTATTCACGCAGGGCGACCCCGTAGAGATCAAAATTGTCCGTAATAAGAGGGAAAGGGGGACCTATTTTGGGCCATTTATCCATAAAACCCCCGCCCGCAAAGCCCATGACTACTTGGTCAAAACTTTCCGCTTGTTTTTATGCAATAAAACCATAGAACACGGCTGCTTGGATTACCATATTGGTATCTGTGCCGGCAGCTGTAAATCTGATTTTGACCCAACCGAATATAATTTCAAAATTCAACTGGCCATCGATGCACTCAAAAATACACCTGCATCTTTTTTGAAAAGAATTAAAGAGAAGATTGGTGAGTATAATGTGCAGCTCGCTTTTGAAAAATCTCGACACTTAGCCGAATACTTAGAAAACATCGACACGATATTTCATACCTTAAAGATAAAATTTTCTGAATCAAAGTTTGAAAACGAAGCTTTTGCTGCCACCACACCAGTCAAACGACTGGAGCAGAATTACGACGCGATTGCTCTTCAACTCAAAACATTATTGCATCTTGATAAACCACCGATGCGCATTGATTGCTTTGATATATCGCATTTTCAAAGCAGCTATATTGTTGGTTCCTGCGTGAGATTCACTCGAGGCAAGCCAGACAAAAATAATTTCAGACATTTTAATATCAAAACATTAACACAGCAAAATGATTACGCTGCATTACAAGAAATTGTTGCGCGACGCTACAAAGACCCATTAGAATTACCTGACCTGGTAGTCATCGACGGCGGCAAGGGCCAACTCAGTGCCGCACGCGCAGTACTTCCCCAGGTTGAAATGGTAAGTTTAGCCAAACGAGAAGAAACAGTGTTTAGCGACAAACTTCCCCATGGCGTAGTACTAGACATCAAAGAAGATACAGGTAAATTATTAATAGCATTGCGTGATTATGCACATCATTTTGCCGTAAGTCATCACCGCCTTAAACGAAAAAAAGGACAAACGCTATGA
- a CDS encoding DUF302 domain-containing protein: MLFTIATNKSIKDVAVALQAAVQANGFGVMQIHNLKESMEKKGVEFSHECLIFEICQPKQAKKVLEQNMSLSTMLPCRISVYQEGSKTVLATLKPSVLLAMFKDAQLQGVAQEVEDAIIKIMKESVA, translated from the coding sequence ATGTTGTTCACAATTGCTACCAATAAATCAATTAAGGATGTTGCGGTCGCTTTGCAAGCTGCTGTTCAAGCCAATGGTTTTGGTGTTATGCAAATACACAACCTTAAGGAATCAATGGAAAAAAAGGGTGTGGAATTTTCGCATGAATGTCTCATTTTTGAGATATGCCAGCCCAAACAAGCAAAAAAGGTTCTTGAACAAAACATGAGTCTATCTACCATGCTGCCGTGTCGCATTTCAGTCTATCAAGAAGGCTCCAAGACAGTTTTAGCGACGTTGAAACCTTCTGTACTTTTGGCAATGTTTAAGGATGCTCAGCTGCAAGGCGTAGCACAAGAGGTAGAGGATGCCATTATTAAAATTATGAAAGAATCTGTGGCTTAA
- a CDS encoding ankyrin repeat domain-containing protein, translating to MIYRNVSPLLFLLLLCGESVLVFAGNTKSKSQIKQMKPKKKELNDLLAKAAEQGDLAALKDAIEHHADINTKVKFYDLCENWTPLMLATLGGHSACVKHLLEKKADIGLQSCHVSALTLAARVGDAECLTLLLTKSHSPAELNNSLSAAVCAGQSESTKILLGAHADINGRAKDGETIFSNTIKSGKIPVVKLLLEAGVDIPYSVFLSCTMHDDSFSDEDQQSFKKLLCDLKGEVAGHANISTDQVTYQQLKSYQKIKNGLFLRQFEKQKSEEEKID from the coding sequence ATGATATACCGTAACGTTTCTCCTCTACTGTTTTTATTACTGCTCTGTGGTGAATCGGTACTAGTTTTTGCAGGCAACACGAAGAGTAAAAGTCAGATCAAACAAATGAAGCCTAAAAAAAAAGAACTTAATGATCTGCTTGCAAAAGCTGCAGAACAGGGTGATCTTGCAGCCCTTAAAGATGCTATTGAGCATCATGCCGACATTAATACCAAGGTTAAGTTTTATGATTTATGTGAGAATTGGACACCTCTTATGCTGGCCACACTTGGAGGTCATTCTGCGTGCGTTAAGCATTTACTTGAAAAAAAGGCTGATATTGGACTTCAATCATGTCATGTGTCTGCACTAACCTTGGCAGCGCGTGTAGGGGACGCAGAGTGCTTGACACTATTACTTACCAAGTCTCATAGTCCTGCGGAGCTCAATAATTCATTAAGTGCCGCTGTATGCGCAGGACAATCAGAAAGCACTAAAATATTATTAGGCGCGCATGCTGACATTAATGGTAGAGCTAAAGATGGAGAAACAATCTTTAGTAACACTATAAAAAGTGGCAAAATTCCTGTGGTTAAATTATTGCTTGAAGCTGGAGTGGATATTCCTTATTCTGTCTTTTTATCGTGTACAATGCATGATGATTCTTTTAGTGACGAAGATCAGCAATCTTTTAAAAAGCTTTTATGTGATCTTAAGGGCGAAGTTGCTGGGCACGCAAATATATCTACCGATCAAGTTACCTATCAGCAACTAAAAAGCTATCAGAAAATAAAAAATGGCTTGTTTTTGAGGCAATTTGAGAAGCAGAAGTCTGAAGAAGAAAAAATAGACTAA
- the tpiA gene encoding triose-phosphate isomerase — protein sequence MKKQLLYVANWKMNMLVDQAVDFTVACKEFVEQNKDLAGAIAICPTFLHIAPVVEILEDSPIGVGAQNCSEHESGAYTGDVSALALSDIFCDYCIVGHSERRTHHNESNEVVARKVAQLLANMIFPIICIGETAEEHDLQQTQEILESQLLPIIEVLNNAEQLPGVLTIAYEPVWAIGTGKTPDSASLEKTFKWLTNYLQTQVNEKIEFCLLYGGSVDEKTAPQLAQVKGLGGFLIGNASLDFQKFKNIVGLTH from the coding sequence ATGAAAAAACAACTTTTGTATGTTGCTAACTGGAAAATGAATATGCTTGTGGACCAAGCTGTCGACTTTACTGTTGCCTGCAAAGAATTTGTCGAACAGAACAAAGATCTTGCAGGAGCAATAGCCATCTGCCCTACATTTCTTCACATTGCCCCGGTTGTAGAAATCTTGGAAGATTCGCCCATTGGTGTCGGCGCCCAAAATTGCTCCGAACATGAAAGCGGTGCTTACACCGGTGATGTTTCAGCGCTCGCGCTATCCGATATATTCTGTGACTATTGCATTGTCGGCCATAGCGAACGTCGCACACATCATAATGAATCAAATGAAGTAGTAGCCCGCAAGGTTGCACAATTGCTTGCCAATATGATTTTCCCCATCATTTGCATCGGCGAAACAGCAGAAGAGCATGACCTACAACAAACACAGGAAATTTTAGAATCACAGCTACTTCCTATTATTGAAGTGCTCAACAATGCAGAACAGCTTCCTGGAGTTCTGACCATAGCATACGAACCAGTTTGGGCAATCGGCACCGGCAAAACTCCCGATTCTGCATCATTAGAAAAAACTTTCAAATGGCTTACCAATTATTTGCAGACGCAAGTCAACGAAAAAATTGAGTTCTGCCTGCTGTACGGCGGCAGTGTTGATGAAAAAACTGCACCTCAACTGGCTCAGGTTAAAGGTCTTGGCGGCTTTTTAATCGGCAACGCAAGTCTAGATTTCCAAAAATTTAAAAACAT
- a CDS encoding LysE family transporter, producing MLTMFLKGLGIGLTISAIVGPIAIMCIRRTLSDGQRVGLAIALGAALGDAMYGTIAAFSLTFISDFLLAHQAMLRFIGGIFLLAFGIKIFFETTKPASITVHGHRLLNIIIGTFFLTISNPITILSFTAIFASLGVGTEQVNYTSALSLVGGIFIGAMTWNIILTSILVKFRTHITPRVLHLINQASGGIIAGFGVLSLFSLLIA from the coding sequence ATGCTTACCATGTTTTTAAAGGGCCTTGGCATTGGCTTAACTATTTCTGCAATCGTTGGTCCCATAGCTATTATGTGTATCAGACGTACGCTGTCTGATGGACAACGTGTCGGGTTGGCAATCGCTCTTGGCGCAGCCCTAGGCGACGCAATGTATGGCACCATTGCAGCATTTAGTCTCACGTTCATCTCAGACTTCTTACTTGCACACCAAGCAATGTTGCGATTCATTGGTGGTATATTTTTGTTAGCGTTTGGTATAAAAATATTTTTTGAGACCACCAAACCGGCATCAATAACCGTTCATGGACACAGATTGCTTAATATCATCATCGGCACATTCTTTTTAACCATCAGCAATCCAATAACCATTCTTTCGTTCACTGCAATTTTTGCCAGCCTTGGTGTTGGTACCGAGCAGGTCAATTACACAAGCGCTCTTTCATTAGTTGGTGGTATTTTTATCGGCGCTATGACATGGAACATTATATTGACCAGTATTCTTGTAAAATTTCGTACTCACATAACACCCCGCGTACTCCACCTGATTAATCAAGCTTCTGGTGGTATTATTGCTGGTTTTGGTGTACTCAGCTTGTTCAGCCTTCTTATCGCTTAA